Proteins from a genomic interval of Bactrocera dorsalis isolate Fly_Bdor unplaced genomic scaffold, ASM2337382v1 BdCtg026, whole genome shotgun sequence:
- the LOC105230716 gene encoding lethal(2)neighbour of tid protein 2, protein MPPSNLKNHPPGGNKSVNKRSKIKSFFEQYANLEYAKYLVLDPAALPLVSVLILLAELIININVIWRVPYTEIDWIAYMQECEGFLNGTLDYGQLKGDTGPLVYPAAFVYIYSALYYITSYGQNIRLAQYIFAFIYLLQLWLVLRLYTKSRKVPPYVLLISTFTSYRIHSIYVLRLFNDPIAVLFLYAALNLFFDRRWTIGSICFSVAVGVKMNILLFAPALLLFYIVNLGYLRTILQLAICGGLQLLLGAPFLITYPKAYLKGSFDFERVFEHKWTVNYRFLTRSVFENKAFHGFLVVVHMFLLILFANSTIIYFKSYVRLRALQDQLQPQIDQKNMEMEKNRINEAKNRKKSKKVTAKENEEELTPDQQQFLKSFEKGLQNSTGLKPNTQAPPPVQKYRHKVSIHFEKCSQLAILPFFLCNFLGMLCARSLHYQFYVWYYHSLPYLIWSTNYSLGIRFLLLGLIELCWNTYPSTDFSSCLLHICHVVLLLGVGSNFLKATKRSEVMKSFEEKRTKVKVN, encoded by the exons ATGCCGCCATCGAACCTCAAAAACCACCCACCGGGTGGCAATAAATCTGTAAACAAACGCTCtaaaataaagagttttttCGAGCAGTACGCAAATTTGGAGTATGCAAAGTATTTAGTTCTGGATCCGGCCGCGTTGCCTTTGGTCTCAGTTTTGATACTGTTAGCAGAGCTGATAATAAACATCAATGTGATTTGGAGGGTCCCTTACACAGAAATAGATTGGATCGCCTACATGCAAGAATGTGAGGGATTTCTAAATGGAACTTTAGATTATGGACAGCTGAAAG GTGATACCGGCCCACTTGTATATCCTGCAgcatttgtgtacatatattcgGCGTTGTACTATATAACTTCATATGGACAAAATATTCGCTTAGCTcaatacatatttgcatttatatacCTTTTGCAATTATGGCTTGTGCTGCGTCTGTATACTAAAAGCCGCAAAGTTCCCCCATATGTGTTATTGATAAGTACCTTCACATCATACCGCATACACTCTATATATGTTCTGCGCCTCTTCAATGATCCCATAGCAGTTTTATTTCTGTACGCAGCATTAAACTTGTTTTTTGATCGGAGATGGACTATTGGTAGTATCTGCTTTAGTGTAGCAGTAGGCGTTAAGatgaatattttactttttgctcCAGCACTCTTGCTTTTTTACATAGTTAATTTAGGTTACCTAAGGACTATACTGCAATTAGCTATTTGTGGTGGTTTACAACTACTTCTAGGAGCCCCATTTCTAATAACATATCCTAAGGCATATTTAAAAGGAAGCTTCGATTTTGAACGCGTTTTTGAACACAAATGGACAGTAAATTATAGGTTCCTTACGCGTTCAGTATTCGAAAATAAAGCCTTCCATGGGTTTCTAGTCGTGGTACATATGTTCCTTctcattttatttgcaaattcaaCGATCATATATTTTAAGAGTTATGTGCGTTTACGAGCACTACAAGATCAGTTACAACCTCAAATTGACCAAAAGAATatggaaatggaaaaaaatcGTATTAACGAAgctaaaaatcgtaaaaaaagcaaaaaagttacGGCAAaggaaaacgaagaagagttgacaCCTGATCAACAGCAGTTCTTAAAATCGTTTGAGAAAGGTCTACAAAATAGCACTGGATTAAAACCAAATACCCAAGCCCCACCTCCAGTTCAAAAATACCGTCATAAGGTATCGATACATTTCGAAAAATGTTCACAATTGGCCATATTGCCATTCTTCCTCTGTAACTTTCTTGGGATGCTTTGCGCACGTTCCTTGCATTATCAATTCTACGTCTGGTATTATCATTCATTGCCCTACCTAATATGGTCAACAAATTACAGCTTGGGTATACGATTTCTCTTACTCGGTTTGATTGAACTGTGCTGGAATACATATCCAAGTACGGATTTCTCCAGCTGCTTATTACACATATGTCACGTCGTATTATTACTTGGTGTGGGTAGCAATTTCCTAAAGGCAACTAAACGAAGTGAAGTAATGAAATCATTTGAAGAGAAACGAACCAAGGTCAAAGTTAATTAA
- the LOC105230567 gene encoding protein aubergine: MDKLTSAGRSRGRGRATNPQQPRVENRNKRGGQDADASGSSRRFPQAPATSAWGQPSSGVARGSGLQQQSCSTAPLQQRAPAPVMQGRATAHRDIASGDAPVVREDSRGAVRGKRILTEVVTSRPPTCVTKTGETGTKVVVQTNYYRIIKKPKWSIHQYRVDFAPDVDMMRVRRAYLAQHKTILGGFIFDGTMLFCTTYLEKQNLELTTKNRENEVIQIKLKHVGQLDVTDAQQLQVLNLILRRAMEGLKLQLVGRNFYDPKAKHSLNAYCIELWPGYQTSIRQHEQDILLCAEIAHKVMRTDSVYKTLQECQNKQDPLNSFKHEVVGTIVLTDYNNKTYRVDDVDFESSPMSKFKTKDGDISYMEYYKKRYNIHIKDAKQPLLVSRPSERNIRAGQSELIMLIPELSRSTGLTNAMRSNFSLMRAMSEFTRLPPDQRILRLKAFNDRLNGTTDSTDVLKAWNMELDKKLVEVPGRVIPSCRIVFGNNERFDCNVYADWTKELRNKTPYKNVDIRRWCVIALKRNLTEIQNFVQMCIRAANGMRMRIAEPMYQQILDDRNGTYSQAINTSVASDLQMLMVVMPAANEEKYSCIKKKCCIDRPVPSQVVTLRTIAPRGDRASGLMSIATKVVIQMNAKLMGAPWMTEIPISGLMTVGFDVCHSGKEKNKSYGALVATMDLKSKPQYFSTVSQHLKGQEMSNEIAMNMTYALKAYRNEHGMLPKKILFYRDGVGDGQLPQVFNTEVQFLKDKLDEIYKNAGEPTPCPMAFIVVSKRINTRYFVGRKNPVPGTVVDDVITLPERYDFFLVSQSVRQGTVSPTSYNVIYDTMGLNADKIQMLTYKMTHLYYNWSGTCRVPAVCQYAHKLAFLVAESLNRLPHNALEKQLYFL, encoded by the coding sequence ATGGATAAATTAACAAGTGCTGGTCGCTCCAGAGGACGAGGACGCGCGACAAATCCACAGCAACCTCGAGTTGAAAACCGGAACAAACGGGGTGGGCAAGATGCAGATGCATCAGGTTCTTCAAGGAGGTTTCCTCAAGCTCCAGCAACATCTGCTTGGGGTCAGCCGAGTTCAGGAGTCGCTCGTGGTTCAGGTTTGCAACAGCAAAGCTGCAGTACTGCACCTCTTCAACAACGCGCACCTGCTCCCGTTATGCAGGGAAGAGCCACTGCACATCGAGATATTGCAAGTGGAGATGCGCCTGTAGTTAGAGAAGATTCTCGAGGAGCAGTGCGTGGAAAGCGTATATTAACTGAAGTTGTAACTTCTCGCCCTCCTACTTGTGTTACGAAAACAGGTGAAACTGGAACAAAGGTGGTTGTTCAAACAAACTACTATCGTATTATAAAGAAACCAAAGTGGTCTATACATCAATATCGCGTTGACTTTGCGCCAGACGTAGACATGATGCGAGTTAGACGTGCTTATTTAGCACAACATAAAACAATACTAGGAGGATTTATTTTCGATGGAACTATGTTATTTTGTACAACATACCTGGAGAAACAGAACTTGGAACTTACAACGAAGAACAGAGAAAATGAAGtcattcaaataaaattgaaacacGTCGGGCAACTAGATGTCACCGATGCTCAACAACTTCAAGTATTAAATCTCATTTTACGTCGTGCTATGGAGGGTCTTAAATTACAACTCGTCGGACGTAACTTCTACGACCCAAAAGCAAAACATTCCCTTAATGCCTATTGTATTGAATTATGGCCAGGTTATCAGACTTCTATTCGTCAACACGAGCAAGATATCTTGTTATGTGCGGAAATAGCGCATAAAGTAATGCGCACTGATTCGGTTTATAAGACTTTACAGGAATGCCAAAATAAACAGGATCCACTGAACTCTTTTAAACATGAAGTTGTCGGTACCATTGTACTCACAgactataataataaaacatatcgAGTGGATGACGTCGACTTTGAGTCTTCTCCAATGtctaaattcaaaacaaaagatGGTGATATTTCTTACATGGAATATTACAAAAAGCGttataatattcatataaaagACGCAAAACAACCTCTATTGGTATCTCGACCTTCAGAACGTAATATACGGGCTGGTCAAAGTGAGCTTATAATGTTGATTCCGGAGTTGTCACGCTCAACTGGGCTAACTAACGCAATGAGAAGTAATTTCAGTTTAATGAGAGCAATGAGTGAATTTACTCGTTTGCCGCCTGATCAACGTATTTTGCGTTTGAAAGCATTTAATGATCGTTTGAATGGGACTACTGATAGTACTGACGTTCTAAAAGCTTGGAATATGGAATTAGATAAAAAACTCGTCGAAGTTCCAGGTCGTGTTATACCGTCTTGTCGAATAGTTTTTGGTAACAATGAACGTTTTGATTGTAATGTTTATGCTGATTGGACAAAAGAATTGCGGAATAAAACACCGTATAAGAATGTCGATATAAGAAGATGGTGCGTGATAGCCCTTAAAAGAAATTTGactgaaattcaaaatttcgtaCAAATGTGCATAAGAGCAGCTAATGGCATGCGTATGCGAATTGCTGAACCAATGTACCAGCAAATATTAGACGATCGTAATGGCACTTATTCACAGGCCATTAATACATCTGTAGCAAGTGATCTTCAAATGTTAATGGTAGTAATGCCGGCTGccaatgaagaaaaatatagttgcATCAAAAAAAAATGCTGCATTGATCGTCCAGTACCGTCTCAGGTTGTAACTCTTCGAACTATTGCCCCTCGAGGTGACCGAGCTTCCGGTTTAATGTCTATCGCAACTAAAGTGGTCATACAAATGAATGCCAAACTTATGGGTGCCCCTTGGATGACAGAAATTCCAATAAGTGGTTTGATGACAGTTGGTTTTGATGTCTGCCATTCtggcaaagaaaaaaataaatcatatggAGCTTTGGTTGCAACAATGGATTTGAAATCTAAACCTCAATATTTCTCCACAGTATCACAACATTTGAAAGGACAAGAGATGTCTAATGAAATAGCCATGAACATGACATATGCTTTGAAAGCATATAGAAATGAACATGGCATGTTGCCAAAAAAGATTCTATTTTATCGTGACGGAGTAGGTGATGGACAATTGCCTCAGGTGTTTAACACTGAAGTTCAGtttttaaaagataaattaGATGAGATTTACAAAAACGCAGGAGAACCAACACCTTGTCCCATGGCTTTTATAGTGGTTTCAAAGCGCATAAATACACGTTATTTTGTTGGTAGAAAAAATCCAGTTCCAGGAACCGTGGTTGACGATGTCATTACTTTACCTGAACGATATGATTTCTTTTTAGTTTCGCAGTCAGTGCGTCAAGGTACGGTGTCGCCTACGAGTTATAATGTCATTTATGACACTATGGGTCTCAATGCCGACAAAATACAAATGTTAACGTACAAAATGACACATCTTTATTATAATTGGAGTGGAACTTGCCGCGTGCCTGCAGTATGCCAATATGCGCACAAATTAGCATTCCTAGTTGCTGAGAGCCTTAATCGTTTACCACACAACGCATTGGAAAAGCaactttactttttataa
- the LOC105230568 gene encoding protein tumorous imaginal discs, mitochondrial isoform X1, with product MSLSEGVIVKMFSSAKSINLRVFRQLSNRANNYYPAECFGMQQVTQRRFLSGWNGGGKISPRLLLTTIPGRQQRFDIHMTNALSAKDYYQILGVAKNSSAKDIKKAYYQLAKKYHPDTNKNDPDAGKKFQEVSEAYEVLSDDTKRREYDTYGQTSESMGRSGGFGGQGPQGFSQNWQFRSTIDPEELFRKIFGEANFRSNSFDDFADSKFGFGAAQEIVMDLTFAQAARGVNKDVNVNVVDTCAKCNGSKCEPGTKPGRCQYCNGTGMETISTGPFVMRSTCRYCQGTRQYIKYPCTECDGKGQTVQRKKVTVPVPAGIENGQTVRMQVGRKELFVTFRVETSKYFKREGADVHTEASISISQAVFGGTIRVQGVYEDQWINIPAGTSSHHKVFLRGKGLKRVNAHGHGDHYINIKIEVPKNLTTEQKAILEAYAELETDTPGQINGITRQKDNTKKATTEDAPKTLLSKIKSLFNR from the exons ATGTCCCTGTCTGAAGGAGTTATTGTGAAAATGTTTTCATCAGCAAAATCTATAAATCTGCGTGTATTTCGACAGCTCTCAAATCGTGCTAACAATTATTATCCAGCAGAATGTTTCGGAATGCAACAAGTGACACAGAGGCGATTCCTATCTGGCTGGAATGGAGGTGGAAAAATCTCGCCGAGATTGTTGTTGACTACAATACCTGGGCGACAACAGCGGTTTGATATACACATGACTAATGCTTTATCCGCCAAAGACTACTACCAAATATTAGGAGTAGCCAAAAATTCCAGCgcaaaagacattaaaaaagcATATTATCAGCTGGCTAAGAAATATCATCCTGACACGAACAAAAACGATCCAGATGCTGGCAAAAAATTCCAAGAAGTTTCTGAAGCATACGAAGTTCTAAGCGATGACACCAAGAGACGTGAATACGATACGTATGGTCAGACATCAGAGAGTATGGGACGGAGTGGGGGATTCGGCGGGCAGGGTCCGCAAGGTTTTTCACAAAATTGGCAATTTCGTTCTACAATTGATCCAGAAGAATTATTTCGTAAAATATTTGGCGAAGCTAACTTTCGAAGTAATAGTTTTGATGATTTCGCCGATTCCAAATTTGGCTTTGGTGCCGCACAAGAAATTGTTATGGATTTAACATTTGCACAAGCAGCTAGAGGTGTCAACAAGGATGTCAACGTTAATGTTGTTGATACGTGTGCAAAGTGCAATGGATCAAAGTGTGAACCTGGCACAAAACCTGGTCGGTGCCAATATTGTAATGGAACAGGAATGGAAACTATTTCAACGGGACCATTTGTAATGCGATCCACTTGTCGTTATTGTCAAGGAACGCGTCAGTACATCAAATACCCATGTACTGAATGTGACGGCAAGGGACAGACGGTACAACGCAAGAAAGTAACCGTTCCAGTGCCAGCAGGTATAGAGAATGGACAAACAGTAAGGATGCAAGTTGGACGTAAAGAACTCTTCGTAACTTTCCGCGTAGAAaccagcaaatatttcaaacggGAAGGCGCCGATGTTCATACGGAGGCCTCTATATCAATATCGCAAGCTGTATTTGGCGGTACCATACGTGTACAAGGTGTATACGAAGACCAATGGATCAACATACCGGCAGGTACTTCGTCACATCACAAAGTGTTTCTTCGTGGAAAAGGCCTGAAACGTGTTAATGCCCATGGCCACGGCGaccattatataaatattaaaattgaagtaCCGAAAAATCTTACAACCGAACAAAAGGCTATATTGGAGGCGTATGCAGAACTCGAAACGGATACGCCGGGACAAATCAACGGAATTACCAGACAGAAAGACAACACCAAAAAGGCTAC AACAGAGGACGCCCCGAAAACGTTACTATCGAAAATTAAATCGCTCTTTAACAGATAG
- the LOC105230566 gene encoding protein lethal(2)denticleless: protein MNRIQKFFNRQQGIATDYTYDFALRRLCVAKEDSWRGILPSNYSSDYNPEPPIFSAKFSKCSNFRHILAIANEDGKIALQDTTKRNEEPEERSLNAPQCHYNAVFDLEWAPGEMKFVSASGDHTASLWQVDEQGEIRNIRSFVGHTRSVKTAAFRRHDSSVFATGGRDGAIIIWDTRANLNVDLTPRADNCIYSGHVGGPGTPVSHRKRTRTPKMTPSATSSSITGLAFQDENTLISCGAGDGIIKVWDLRRNYTAYKKEPHPKHSLPYAGSSTFKGFTNLLVDESGSRLFANCMDNTIYSYNLCSYSSKPLAGYKGLLNSTFYIKSCLSPDGKYLLSGSSDEKAYIWNLNYPDEPLVALRGHTVEVTCVAWGSTHDCPIVTCSDDARHKIWRIGPENISDFDNVEIYRGHAEYVRQFGRRAHGSTHKYNLRDLENTPRSLKRIMEQNERTPSSVEKITAKRSFLEMLGGVAGEDDGEVYEPKRPKPLESRGRRLFSPSTSNVANSLTLTSPQTRHINLQLNPIPEEPYTSPISSTTSCAAHTHSNDSNQENTVETTTPYISLKQTCPTIQSPLSERVVTENRNSDYTSPTNAGTSNNSISQQPPLSSMIFSPTSNLPNYVLDGEAPHLGIMSPKRKHKEKIDWLTKIRKQKLMSSRNATLTEKIIEDCNGSQSPIASTSSRLQSLRTTEASPRSHVTPRRRKSSGTRDILSHDSPSTSNHQVSHPPKTPTSSRRNSETTILRFFSVRTQQRSDTTECTSPAVETTEILGDLQPLTLTSASTSTVGSVNRSIAYNTSTHTQATTICNE from the exons ATGAATAGaattcaaaagtttttcaaTCGTCAGCAAGGCATCG CAACTGACTATACCTATGACTTTGCTCTACGTAGACTTTGTGTGGCAAAGGAAGACAGCTGGCGCGGAATCCTACCGTCCAATTATAGCTCAGATTATAATCCAGAACCACCCatattttcagcaaaattttccaaatgtaGTAATTTTAGACACATATTAGCTATTGCTAATGAAGATGGAAAGATTGCATTGCAAGATACTACAAAAAGGAACGAAGAACCAGAAGAACGTTCTCTTAATGCTCCTCAATGTCATTACAATGCCGTGTTTGATTTGGAATGGGCGCCTGGAGAGATGAAATTTGTTTCTGCATCAGGGGATCATACAGCCAGCTTATGGCAAGTAGATGAACAAGGAGAAATTCGGAATATACGATCATTTGTTGGTCATACACGGTCTGTGAAAACAGCGGCGTTCCGCAGACATGATTCATCTGTCTTCGCAACTGGAGGAAGAGATGGCGCTATTATAATTTGGGATACGCGTGCAAATTTAAATGTGGACTTAACACCACGCGCAGATAACTGCATTTATAGTGGACATGTTGGTGGGCCAGGTACCCCGGTATCTCACAGAAAACGCACACGAACACCAAAAATGACACCTAGTGCTACATCAAGTAGTATCACAGGTCTAGCTTTTCAG GACGAAAACACTCTAATATCTTGTGGGGCCGGTGATGGAATTATAAAAGTATGGGACTTACGACGAAATTATACCGCATACAAGAAAGAACCTCACCCAAAACATAGCCTACCATATGCTGGTTCCAGTACATTTAAAGGTTTTACCAATCTACTTGTTGATGAATCAGGTTCTCGTTTGTTTGCCAATTGTATGGATAATACAATTTATTCATATAATCTGTGTTCATATTCGTCGAAACCTCTAGCGGGATATAAAGGCCTTCTAAATAGTACTTTCTACATAAAATCTTGCCTTAGCCCAGATGGTAAATATTTGCTAAGTGGAAGTAGTGACGAGAAAGCGTACATATGGAATCTTAATTATCCTGATGAACCATTGGTCGCTTTGCGGGGTCATACTGTAGAAGTAACATGCGTTGCATGGGGATCTACCCACGACTGCCCTATTGTAACGTGTAGTGATGATGCACGTCATAAAATTTGGCGTATAGGACCAGAAAATATATCGGATTTCGATAACGTGGAAATATATCGAGGTCACGCTGAGTATGTTCGTCAGTTTGGTCGAAGGGCACATGGATCAACACATAAATACAACTTGCGAGACCTTGAGAATACTCCACGTTCACTCAAACGTATAATGGAGCAAAATGAACGTACTCCTAGTTCCGTGGAGAAAATAACAGCGAAACGGTCGTTTCTAGAAATGCTGGGAGGGGTGGCTGGGGAAGATGATGGTGAAGTATATGAACCTAAACGACCAAAACCTTTGGAATCTAGAG gtcGTCGCCTATTTAGTCCTTCAACGTCGAACGTGGCAAATTCACTGACTTTGACATCGCCACAGACCCGCCACATCAATTTGCAACTTAATCCAATTCCAGAGGAACCGTACACTTCTCCCATAAGTTCAACCACAAGCTGCGCAGCCCATACCCATAGTAATGATAGCAACCAAGAAAATACAGTAGAGACCACAACGCCATATATATCGTTAAAGCAAACTTGCCCGACCATACAATCGCCACTCAGTGAGCGAGTAGTGACTGAAAACCGTAATTCCGATTATACATCACCAACTAACGCGGGAACGTCTAATAATTCAATCTCACAACAGCCACCATTATCTTCAATGATTTTTTCTCCTACCTCAAATCTACCAAATTATGTGCTTGACGGTGAAGCACCCCATTTGGGGATAATGTCACCGAAACGTAAGCATAAGGAAAAGATTGACTGGTTAACAaaaatacgaaaacaaaaattgatgTCCTCTCGTAATGCAACACTtaccgaaaaaattattgaagattgTAATGGGTCACAGTCACCGATAGCTTCTACATCATCACGTTTACAAAGTTTGAGGACAACGGAGGCTAGTCCGCGCTCCCATGTCACTCCACGTCGACGTAAGTCGAGTGGAACTCGTGACATACTATCTCATGACTCACCTTCGACGTCTAACCATCAGGTTTCACATCCTCCAAAAACGCCAACGTCAAGTCGTCGTAATAGTGAGACTactattttgcgattttttagCGTTCGGACACAACAACGAAGCGACACCACCGAATGTACATCACCTGCCGTAGAAACTACGGAAATTCTTGGTGACCTGCAACCTTTAACTTTAACTTCTGCGAGCACCAGTACGGTTGGTAGTGTCAATAGGAGTATAGCTTACAATACGTCTACACATACTCAAGCCACCACCATCTGTAACGAATga
- the LOC105230568 gene encoding protein tumorous imaginal discs, mitochondrial isoform X2: protein MSLSEGVIVKMFSSAKSINLRVFRQLSNRANNYYPAECFGMQQVTQRRFLSGWNGGGKISPRLLLTTIPGRQQRFDIHMTNALSAKDYYQILGVAKNSSAKDIKKAYYQLAKKYHPDTNKNDPDAGKKFQEVSEAYEVLSDDTKRREYDTYGQTSESMGRSGGFGGQGPQGFSQNWQFRSTIDPEELFRKIFGEANFRSNSFDDFADSKFGFGAAQEIVMDLTFAQAARGVNKDVNVNVVDTCAKCNGSKCEPGTKPGRCQYCNGTGMETISTGPFVMRSTCRYCQGTRQYIKYPCTECDGKGQTVQRKKVTVPVPAGIENGQTVRMQVGRKELFVTFRVETSKYFKREGADVHTEASISISQAVFGGTIRVQGVYEDQWINIPAGTSSHHKVFLRGKGLKRVNAHGHGDHYINIKIEVPKNLTTEQKAILEAYAELETDTPGQINGITRQKDNTKKATGRPENVTIEN, encoded by the exons ATGTCCCTGTCTGAAGGAGTTATTGTGAAAATGTTTTCATCAGCAAAATCTATAAATCTGCGTGTATTTCGACAGCTCTCAAATCGTGCTAACAATTATTATCCAGCAGAATGTTTCGGAATGCAACAAGTGACACAGAGGCGATTCCTATCTGGCTGGAATGGAGGTGGAAAAATCTCGCCGAGATTGTTGTTGACTACAATACCTGGGCGACAACAGCGGTTTGATATACACATGACTAATGCTTTATCCGCCAAAGACTACTACCAAATATTAGGAGTAGCCAAAAATTCCAGCgcaaaagacattaaaaaagcATATTATCAGCTGGCTAAGAAATATCATCCTGACACGAACAAAAACGATCCAGATGCTGGCAAAAAATTCCAAGAAGTTTCTGAAGCATACGAAGTTCTAAGCGATGACACCAAGAGACGTGAATACGATACGTATGGTCAGACATCAGAGAGTATGGGACGGAGTGGGGGATTCGGCGGGCAGGGTCCGCAAGGTTTTTCACAAAATTGGCAATTTCGTTCTACAATTGATCCAGAAGAATTATTTCGTAAAATATTTGGCGAAGCTAACTTTCGAAGTAATAGTTTTGATGATTTCGCCGATTCCAAATTTGGCTTTGGTGCCGCACAAGAAATTGTTATGGATTTAACATTTGCACAAGCAGCTAGAGGTGTCAACAAGGATGTCAACGTTAATGTTGTTGATACGTGTGCAAAGTGCAATGGATCAAAGTGTGAACCTGGCACAAAACCTGGTCGGTGCCAATATTGTAATGGAACAGGAATGGAAACTATTTCAACGGGACCATTTGTAATGCGATCCACTTGTCGTTATTGTCAAGGAACGCGTCAGTACATCAAATACCCATGTACTGAATGTGACGGCAAGGGACAGACGGTACAACGCAAGAAAGTAACCGTTCCAGTGCCAGCAGGTATAGAGAATGGACAAACAGTAAGGATGCAAGTTGGACGTAAAGAACTCTTCGTAACTTTCCGCGTAGAAaccagcaaatatttcaaacggGAAGGCGCCGATGTTCATACGGAGGCCTCTATATCAATATCGCAAGCTGTATTTGGCGGTACCATACGTGTACAAGGTGTATACGAAGACCAATGGATCAACATACCGGCAGGTACTTCGTCACATCACAAAGTGTTTCTTCGTGGAAAAGGCCTGAAACGTGTTAATGCCCATGGCCACGGCGaccattatataaatattaaaattgaagtaCCGAAAAATCTTACAACCGAACAAAAGGCTATATTGGAGGCGTATGCAGAACTCGAAACGGATACGCCGGGACAAATCAACGGAATTACCAGACAGAAAGACAACACCAAAAAGGCTAC AGGACGCCCCGAAAACGTTACTATCGAAAATTAA